The window GTCCACAAGTTTAAACATACTGAAGACGGAGCCCACCTAGCATGCATTCTGCTTGagtttaataatttaaatttttgtcaTTCGTCTAGGTGAATGAAGAAGATCAAGTATACACCACCAAAGGGTTCAACTGAGGCATTTGAGGGGATTGACATCCTTGTAAGcaaaataaatgcaaataaaaACAACAATGTAAGTACGTAATAAATGTTATGCAACCTGTTTTCTGCTTGGTAGGTTTTACCAGAGATTGTGCCACTGCTAAAACCAAAAGAAGTGAGATTCATGGAGGTAAGAGCTTAATACAATCTCCTCCTCATCTCGCATCTCCATCACCGCCTCCTCgtactcctcctcctcctccaattTCAGACACGACGGCCAAAACAGCCTTCATACACAATTTGAAACCATTTCTAGTGCGAAATATGTACAGTAGATGTGTATATATctttagggtaaattgcactgatggtccaaaaaattttacaaatgtttcaatatggtacaaaaagtatttttttctacttgatagtacaaaatgtttcaaagttatttcagtatagtacaaactgCCATCTCGCTATTGACACTGTCAAGTCGTCCTTTACAagatctgtaaattttgcaccatcatgtaacgtacataaaacattttgtactattaaattacaacttaaaaacattttgcaccatcatgtaacgtcccacaaaaatcagttttgcaccatcagcgtcggcttgacggtgtcaatggcaagatgacggtttgtactatactgaaacaactttgaaacattttataccatcaagtagcaaaacaAACTTTGTaccattttgaaacatttgtaaaactttttggattaCCAGTGCAATTACTCATATCTTTATTCTATTATTGATagatatttgatttttattgtatcTAATCAATAGTTGTCTCAATCTGATAATTAGCAGGTGCACTGTGTTTTCCATAGTAAGAAGGAACATACATAGTCACTgttttatgtaattattatattcttttgTGGTAGATAATTAGGATCAAATTGCAGCTTTGGACCAGTTCTTGATGAACTAAGGACATGTTCCATAACCTATCCTCTGTCAAAGATTCTGATCAATGTGAAATCTCAAATGACCATATCATTCATTGCCAATTGATCTAAGAACATAAAATTGGTACATGCTGAGGTTGTAGACGACTGacaacatgaaaaaaaaaatatcatgctagaatcattttttttccttctttcatATATGATAGGAGTTCTTCCGACACACAACAATCTTTGCCCAAGCTTCATGTAATATTACTAACATCCTGGGCATTTTATAGCCCTTTTTCAACTGCCACAGCTGCCAGTCCCGAACTCAACCTTGTTCTCCTGTATGTTGTATAGAATGTTGAGGTTCCTCTGCTGCGTGCTGCCAATTATGGTCTGgtcattctccttctcctttGGTGTGAAAGCCAAGCAGACTTGAGAGTCGCTCTCCCTCCAAACAACTCCAGATGGGTCAACATTGACATCGGCACCATCGAAATTCAGAACCACCTTCGGTAAGGCCACGCTGTCATAACCCTCGAGGTTATAGCACGTATCCAAGCCTAGAGAAGGCAGGTGTTGCCGAGCAACGGGATACTCTGACATCTCTTTCTTGAATTCATCCCGAAGTGCTGCGTAGACTGAGGGAGGAAGGCGACTGATAGTGGTCCCGGAGTCGATTATAGTcctagaagaagaagatgacggTACCAACTCTGAAAACTCTAGTGTTTGATTCCCAATGGTGATTCCAAGGAGTTCGACGAAGTACCAGGACGGCTTAGTCTGGTCAGGCAAGATACTGGTGTACTGATTGGTTTGGCAGTTTTTAAGAGCTCCCATACCAAAAAGGAGGTAGCCCTGTCCATTGTATGTGGGAGGAATACAATAGCAGAAAATCAGTGCAAAAGTGCTTGTCGTTTGTGAAATCAAGGAATAATCACCTCGAGCAAGGCCTAAAATGCCGGCGTTGTTGCTGAAACCATCGCTATTGTTCTGTCCACAGCCAAAGATGAAGTTTGGAAATGTATAATCGGCACTAAGCGTGAGGGTGTCCTGCGCATAGTATCCATAGGAGAAGGAGTTATCTGCATAGGAGGCACTGTAGTTGCAACTCGGAGAGCATGATGGGTCGGAGTAGGTGGAGGACTTGGATGGTTCAAAACAACGGTCAATCTGGGGACAGCAGCCTTGAGTAGGGCAGGGCAGGCACTGGGTCCACGTCAGGTTACTACCTGTGTCAAATATCATTGGAAGATCACGTGTGGGAGTGCCGAGGCCAACTGTGACCACGTACTCCCTTCCCCCTTCAGAGGGGATAACAGGTATCCTGAGGTTAGTGCCATCAAGGTCATTTCCAATGCTGGaaggtgatgatgatgatgaggcgAGAGAACGTCTGATGGAGTTAATTCGAGGCTGGTCCCACAGGAATATCAAGGTTGAGTTGCGGCGTTGCGGCCTTTCCTCGAGGAGCGGTGAGCCGGGCCCTTGCCTGTGAACTAAAGGTAGTGATCCAACTCGTTCTGCAATGTTTGCAATTCATTAGAAATATCCTCTTAACGGCCTTGTGATGTGCTCTTCTGTGATGCCTACCGGGTCAAATAGCATATAAGTTCCTAATACCCAAATACTATGTGTTGCGACAATAGATGCCTGAAATACGAGAttagaaaaccaagaaaatcCTTGTTCGGGATCTTCGAGTTTCCAGAGCGTGATGCATCTCCACCACTGTCCTGAATGGCTCATTGTTCGAAAAGGTTCTATAATGTAAACTACCATTTACTCTCAAATGTAATGCGGCCACCTAGATCTAGACAAATGTACGAGTTTACGCCAGGCTATTTCGAGAAACCTGATTATATTTGTGCATCGAATACCGATAAAGAAGACTTGCCTAAGTACCTGTGGGAGGAGGGTTGCAGGTAGATGCTGGGACTAGAGACTTCATTTTGAGCATATGGCGATAGCTGTTCAACCCCATGTCTGCCCCGTGAACATGTTTTTTCTCCAATTCGCGACCAGAAAAGAGCAGAGGAAGATGAAatagaagaacaagaagaagaagaaacagagcaGAGGTCCGGGAACGGAAAACGGCCATCAGAATGAGCTTTTCCCTTGAGAACAGAGGAGGACCGGTTGGGGAGTTAGCTTACTACAGCCAGGGGAGATCGGGGAGTGGACTATATATTGAGCTGGGAACTGGAGAGTCATCCCGCTGCCGTGAAGGTGAAGGTGAAGGTTGAGGTGAACGCTGTATGAGTTTTATGGACGTAGTGAGGACCGAGTTGACACTTGTTTCTCTCAAGTAATATTTTAGATTTGAGTCTTGTGAAcgaaaaaattcatgttgggAGATTTTTACTCCTTAATGTGCCCATTCACTCGAACTGCATTAATCAGAACCCAATAAACTTCCGAATATTAAGGTGCACACCCATAAAAGAAACATTCAATAACTGGTTGTATGTTATTAGCCAAAGCTCTCATGCACGCCGAAACTCTTCTAAagcaagaaagagaaaatgcGTGCACAAATATCATACATTAGCCTAATTTACATGATTGTATCATATTATTCAAAATATAATGTCACTTGTAggtggaaaatgataaaagtgAGTTCTCGGTAATAGTTCTCCTAACCGTCGCACCAGTCAGTTTACACACATGTTCCCTTCCTGATAGGTTTGAACCACTTGTACAttccaatctctctctctctggctGAATATGATGATGCATTCCGATCTCTCAACAACAACCACCCCCAAGTATTGAATCACCATTAATAGCAAAGCAGGTGCACAATAAGCGCGATCAGTAATGAATCGCTAAACAATATCAGAGTCCACCACCAAAATAAGCCATCTAACATATATGAAAGTCCGCTTGAACATGCCCGGTCTATTTTTGTGTGAGAAAATATGGGGTGGTTGTCGACAATATCAATCAACTGCTGATAACGGATTATTTGCTTGTATGATCGAATGAATCACTCaattctaatttaataatggcacattgatttttaatttctcattttcgCTATAAGATGATTTAGGTCAACATGTATATGTTCAGTACCATCTATCAATCTAAACTTTTATTAACATATAGTTATGAAAATTGAGaacattttttccttttctggtGAAATTGGAACTTTATTATTCACAAAAATCTTGAAAGCGATGGCACCGActctttcaaaattatcattcCGGAGACCGAGACCCATGGGAAATTACCCTTGGCTTTCCCACGCCTCAAAGTTTTTGGGAATATTTTTCTACGCACTTTTCCCACGCTTAGGATAGGAGACTCAAAACACGTAGAAAAAAATACagatacatatgtatatatatgtgtatatatatatatatattattttactgGTGGGTCCACGGGTAAACCGTCCATaagattaaggaaaaaaaaattgacagcACCGTGGGAAACTACTTAcagaaaaagaagataaaaattaaaagtgatCATTTCAGTAAATGAAGAGCTTTTGCACTTGGAGCTCAATTGGTTGCTGAGGTTTCTCCAATTTTCTGCTCTCATTTGTAAGTTGTGTTATTTTCATCGTTCTATATAAAAACATGGcaattatgttttatttgtGAGTTTTTCTGGGCATATGTTCCTTTTCTTAGAGAAATAAACCCAAAACTTGGAGTTGGAGGACCTTTTCAGGCAAATGTAGGCCAAATTTGCGGATCTTAGATGGaattttgttgaattaaactgaaaaaatgttaaatatgGAAATAAGAAATGAGAGTAGTCGAAGTTGGCTACgtaacttttttttgggtaagtcTAAAATTATGAGAAACATTGCCTACGCAATTTCGAAATATCAAACATTATTAAAAGTTATTCTCCTCCCAAAAGGTACTCTCCAAAAACTCGTACTTCTGTTCATGTCCTTACAGGATTTGAGTTACTTACTACTCAATCAACACTTTGTTGGTAATGAAATCTTAAACTTTAGCCTTGATATTTTAAATCTTTCGATGACCAATGGGATAATCTATTTCCCTTCCGAGATGCATTAATCTAGTTAGAAAGCCGTGACTTCAGTTTTGTACTACTGTTACTGTTACTGTtactattattactattattataatcATCATCGCCGTCATCACCAGCATCATCACCAGCATCACCaccaccatcatcatcattcatCATTGGTCTCAATCTCCATGTCTTCTGTATTGGTAACGAACTAGAGGCGATCCCGTGCACTGTCCCgataggaaatttttttaaatttttttttctaatttatcatttatctcttaatattataatttgattaattctaacaatataaatttcaaataatagtAAGTATAATAATTGGATTAATCTGAGTAttcatattaataatataagtaTGATTAATGGTATCCATTACTTCCGACGCCCTTACTTATGCCGACACCGTGGGAAAGAGCgttagaaaaaaagaaaaagaaattccaCACACCATGCTTGGAAAATAGCCAGTGGGAACATCCCACGCTCTCTGTGGAAAAACGCATGGTAAATTTCCCTCGCATCGGAGGCAGGTGAATGTTTTTCCATGGTCTTCGTTCGTTCTTCCACTGTGGGAAATCTCCCTTACGGTACGGGAACGATAAGACTACATGTTCTTTTTCAATATATGATTTCTTAACTAATACGGGTTAATTCAAGAGGTTTCGATACTTATTTCTCTTTAATAAAGTTTCAGATTCgaattttgtaattaaaaaaatcatcacTGAGATAATTTTATCTCATTATTGGATCAATCCAATTGAATTGGGTTAGTCAGATCCCATTAAACTTTCGAATATTTGGTGGCgtactaaaataaaaataaaaagaatctATAACTTCTTAGTTTTATACCGATAGCAAGTGCTACTAGTATTATGGTGAGGTtggatgaaaaataatttatatatttttgctgGAGAAAACtggatatatattatacagcGTGCTCCTACAAATTTACTAGCCGCGGGCATTTGGAAAGTATGGTTATTGCGAGAAtcttatatgaaattatgttatcgttctttttttcgatgtgaatcctaatatttgaaaattcaattggaCCTTAACTAATCAAATCTAATCGGGTCAACACCATAAGGGATAATGCTCTCCCAACATGGATTTCCTGCATTCACCATAATTTGAATCAGAAACATTACTTAAGCAGAATAAgcgtcgaaccgcttgaaccctAATTTATGTCGGTAGTAATTTACTTGTTGTATGGTGCAATCCATAAAACTGACTTGAATTTAGTTAGTCTCGTAGGGTATTCAACTGTCTCTGGCAAGTTGAATAACGAGTTTTCCATATCAACTCGTGAGATATGGACTGTTCTGAGTCTTCCGACAGAAAGCAACCGGCTGGTCCTACTAAATTGACATTATTTTTTGGCCTATAATCAAGGAGCCAGAAAAGCCAGGACTTCgcttgtattttctttttgtcattcTCTATTGCATGAGAAGGCTGACTAGCTTGATCAATTGTTAAGGTGATCGATCTGTCGATTGCAATCCGGACGTCCCAAATTATCACTGAGAGTATGATCATTTATTTGTAAGAGATTCTATATGTCCATGACAAGAGAAACTCCAAATGAATTGTTCGACATGAATCCAGTCATTCGGTTTAATTCGAAacaatatatttatgaaatcaTATATAGATCCAGTCGAATCAAAACTATGTACAGCCACTTATTCAAATGTAAACTTGCCAAACTGTTGGTGACAGTTTC of the Punica granatum isolate Tunisia-2019 chromosome 6, ASM765513v2, whole genome shotgun sequence genome contains:
- the LOC116210158 gene encoding aspartyl protease family protein At5g10770-like, whose protein sequence is MAVFRSRTSALFLLLLVLLFHLPLLFSGRELEKKHVHGADMGLNSYRHMLKMKSLVPASTCNPPPTERVGSLPLVHRQGPGSPLLEERPQRRNSTLIFLWDQPRINSIRRSLASSSSSPSSIGNDLDGTNLRIPVIPSEGGREYVVTVGLGTPTRDLPMIFDTGSNLTWTQCLPCPTQGCCPQIDRCFEPSKSSTYSDPSCSPSCNYSASYADNSFSYGYYAQDTLTLSADYTFPNFIFGCGQNNSDGFSNNAGILGLARGDYSLISQTTSTFALIFCYCIPPTYNGQGYLLFGMGALKNCQTNQYTSILPDQTKPSWYFVELLGITIGNQTLEFSELVPSSSSSRTIIDSGTTISRLPPSVYAALRDEFKKEMSEYPVARQHLPSLGLDTCYNLEGYDSVALPKVVLNFDGADVNVDPSGVVWRESDSQVCLAFTPKEKENDQTIIGSTQQRNLNILYNIQENKVEFGTGSCGS